One genomic region from Buchnera aphidicola (Melanaphis sacchari) encodes:
- a CDS encoding YfgM family protein, translated as MHLIQSNQIKKNISIKKIIFLIILFLIIFCFFWFKNHINKNSLNIEKKIDMKYLKYEEIQQKINQKNIKNFNEAEQFILDNKNIYGTLASFSLAKKYILNNNLDKALDQLNNSLKYTKEENLKNILNLRIAKIQIQKKQNKDAIKTLEKINNKNWISIVENLKGDIFIEKKDIQKAIKSWEKSKKFEKSDAFKELVKMKINHAKQINANAS; from the coding sequence ATGCATTTAATTCAATCTAACCAAATAAAAAAAAATATTTCAATTAAAAAAATTATTTTCCTCATTATATTATTTTTAATAATATTTTGTTTCTTTTGGTTTAAAAACCATATTAATAAAAATAGTTTAAATATAGAAAAAAAAATTGATATGAAATATTTAAAATACGAAGAAATACAACAAAAAATAAATCAGAAAAATATTAAAAATTTTAATGAAGCAGAACAATTTATATTAGATAACAAAAATATTTATGGCACTTTAGCATCATTTTCTTTAGCTAAAAAATACATTTTAAATAATAACTTAGATAAAGCTTTAGACCAATTAAATAACAGTTTAAAATACACTAAAGAAGAAAACTTAAAAAACATTTTAAACTTAAGAATTGCTAAAATTCAGATTCAAAAAAAACAAAATAAAGATGCAATAAAAACTTTGGAAAAAATTAATAATAAAAATTGGATAAGTATAGTAGAAAATTTAAAAGGAGATATTTTTATAGAAAAAAAAGACATACAGAAAGCTATAAAATCATGGGAAAAAAGTAAAAAATTTGAAAAGTCTGATGCATTTAAAGAATTAGTTAAAATGAAAATTAATCATGCAAAGCAAATAAATGCAAATGCATCTTAA